From a region of the Zonotrichia albicollis isolate bZonAlb1 chromosome 5, bZonAlb1.hap1, whole genome shotgun sequence genome:
- the MFAP3L gene encoding microfibrillar-associated protein 3-like, with protein MDILNSRHFLYFLPTTRLVILLAALSTAEDVSNSTLNRTDTQPGAVPLVTSRIDHIIVREGSSALIDCNVQGTPSPRYRWYNSNGRLLQEEENKGKWWFLDNGLLNITHVSFEDRGKYTCVASNTYGSVNNTVTLRVVFTSGDMGIYYMIVCLVAFTIVMILNITRLCMMSSHLKKTEKAINEFFRTEGAEKLQKAFEIAKRIPIITSAKTLELAKVTQFKTMEFARYIEELARSVPLPPLIMNCRTIMEEIMEVVGLEEQGQNFVRQAAEGQETTETDELYMIPNALARSESPTGDSDASSLHEPPQQIAIKVSVHPLSKKDCMDGQSQESMQLDTKEEDTPQTPALPAEPPPEPSAELSSDDTALANDKNTCVIYESHV; from the exons ATGGACATACTGAACAGCCGCCACTTTTTGTACTTTCTGCCCACCACACGCCTTGTCATCTTATTAGCAGCTTTGAGCACTGCAGAGGATGTGAGTAACAGCACTTTGAACCGCACCGACACACAGCCCGGGGCTGTGCCGCTGGTCACCTCCCGCATCGACCACATCATCGTCAGGGAGGGCAGCAGCGCCTTGATCGACTGCAATGTccagggcactcccagcccacgCTACAGATGGTACAATTCCAATGGCCGCCTGCTCCAAGAGGAGGAGAATAAAG GAAAATGGTGGTTTCTTGACAACGGGCTACTAAACATTACCCACGTGTCATTTGAAGACAGAGGTAAATACACGTGTGTGGCATCTAACACGTATGGCAGCGTTAACAATACTGTGACGCTGAGGGTTGTTTTTACGTCTGGAGATATGGGAATCTATTACATGATTGTCTGCCTTGTCGCTTTTACCATTGTTATGATACTGAACATTACTCGGTTATGTATGATGAGCAGTCATCTGAAGAAAACCGAGAAAGCAATCAATGAATTCTTCCGAACAGAAGGGGCAGAGAAACTTCAGAAGGCCTTTGAGATTGCAAAGCGTATCCCAATTATCACATCAGCCAAAACACTTGAGCTTGCCAAAGTAACCCAGTTCAAGACCATGGAGTTTGCCCGCTATATTGAAGAGCTTGCTCGGAGCGTACCTTTGCCACCTCTCATCATGAACTGCAGGACTATAATGGAAGAAATTATGGAGGTTGTCGGTCTGGAGGAGCAAGGACAGAATTTTGTACGGCAGGCGGCAGAAGGCCAGGAGACCACCGAAACAGACGAGCTTTACATGATCCCAAATGCTTTGGCGCGCAGTGAATCTCCCACAGGTGACTCGGATGCATCGTCACTGCATGAGCCACCTCAACAGATTGCAATAAAAGTGTCAGTTCACCCATTGTCCAAAAAGGACTGCATGGATGGTCAGTCACAGGAAAGCATGCAGTTGGACACCAAGGAAGAAGACACTCCTCAAACACCAGCACTTCCTGCGGAGCCCCCTCCTGAGCCTTCTGCTGAACTCAGTTCTGATGACACAGCATTGGCAAATGACAAAAATACATGTGTTATATATGAAAGCCATGTATGA